One stretch of Deinococcus taeanensis DNA includes these proteins:
- a CDS encoding serine hydrolase domain-containing protein, with amino-acid sequence MPTFAPLPRSSPEAQGLSSRAVVSWLDALKADALELHSFMLLRAGTVIAEGWWSPYSPKRVHRLHSLSKSFTSTAIGLLAAEGRINMDDPVVSFFLDDLPPVVDGHLAAMRVQDLLTMRTGHTEDVTGALFDAPDQDWVRTFLAQPVPHPPGTHFVYNSAATFILSALIQRLTGETLLEFLQPRLLKPLGVEAAHWISNPQGIHVGAWGLHLATEAVARFGQLYLQKAHWDGKQLLPETWVERATSAQVPPGEDETSDWAQGYGFQFWRCRHDAYRADGAFGQFCIVMPQQRAVLAITANVMNMQRVLDHVWTHLLAEMGGEPLPDDSVAQDVLQALSVSLNLTVADQAGRWEANARDETYIFDPNDEGIRWARFTSTPDSCRLTVADGRGEHGIDFGLTDWHEGRTTLWPGGEEPILARAGEQPDGAIVLAMILVEGGFHWEALVNPSAGTLAFRLAPDDFPGGKTLLARRRENSLA; translated from the coding sequence GTGCCCACCTTCGCGCCCCTCCCCCGTTCTTCCCCTGAAGCACAAGGGCTATCTTCCCGGGCAGTCGTTTCATGGTTAGACGCCCTCAAGGCCGATGCCCTTGAGTTGCACAGCTTCATGCTGCTCCGGGCCGGTACCGTGATCGCGGAAGGCTGGTGGTCCCCCTACAGCCCAAAACGCGTACACCGCCTCCATTCACTCAGCAAAAGCTTCACCTCCACAGCGATCGGCTTGCTTGCCGCCGAAGGGCGGATCAACATGGACGATCCGGTGGTCTCCTTCTTTCTGGACGACCTGCCTCCCGTTGTGGACGGCCACCTCGCGGCGATGCGCGTGCAGGACCTGCTCACCATGCGGACGGGACATACTGAGGACGTGACGGGGGCCCTGTTCGATGCCCCCGACCAGGACTGGGTGCGCACGTTTCTCGCGCAGCCCGTTCCGCACCCGCCGGGCACTCATTTCGTGTACAACAGCGCGGCCACCTTCATACTCTCGGCCCTGATACAGCGCCTGACCGGTGAGACACTCCTGGAGTTCCTCCAGCCACGGCTCCTGAAGCCACTCGGCGTCGAAGCGGCACACTGGATCTCAAACCCGCAAGGCATCCACGTGGGAGCGTGGGGCCTGCACCTCGCCACCGAGGCAGTCGCCCGCTTCGGCCAACTCTATTTGCAGAAGGCGCACTGGGATGGAAAACAGCTGCTGCCTGAAACTTGGGTAGAGCGGGCAACCTCGGCTCAAGTGCCGCCAGGCGAGGACGAGACCAGTGACTGGGCGCAGGGCTATGGATTCCAATTTTGGCGCTGTCGGCACGACGCATACCGTGCCGACGGGGCCTTTGGACAGTTCTGCATCGTGATGCCGCAGCAAAGGGCGGTGCTGGCCATCACCGCCAATGTCATGAACATGCAGCGCGTGCTTGATCACGTGTGGACCCACCTGCTGGCTGAGATGGGTGGAGAGCCTCTCCCAGATGATTCGGTTGCTCAGGACGTCCTACAGGCCCTGTCCGTCAGCTTGAACCTCACTGTGGCGGACCAGGCCGGCAGATGGGAGGCGAACGCCCGCGACGAGACCTACATCTTTGACCCCAATGACGAGGGAATCCGGTGGGCGCGCTTCACATCGACTCCAGACTCCTGCCGCCTCACCGTCGCGGACGGGCGGGGCGAACACGGCATTGACTTTGGCCTCACGGATTGGCATGAAGGCCGGACGACCCTCTGGCCGGGAGGGGAAGAGCCTATCCTGGCGCGGGCGGGGGAACAACCAGACGGGGCCATTGTCCTCGCGATGATCCTCGTTGAGGGAGGATTCCACTGGGAGGCGCTCGTGAACCCAAGTGCAGGAACCCTGGCCTTCCGGCTTGCACCCGACGATTTCCCCGGTGGAAAGACGCTGCTCGCACGGCGGCGTGAGAATTCACTCGCGTAG
- a CDS encoding protein adenylyltransferase SelO, whose translation MPASSFRFDNTYARDLPGFYAPWQPASVPSPSLLFLNRDLALELGLAADELDGPEGAAIFAGNQVPEGAEPLAQAYAGHQFGGFSPQLGDGRALLLGEVTDRLGRRRDLMLKGSGRTPFSRGGDGKAAVGPMLREVLIGEAMHALGIPTTRALAVAGTGELVARERPLPGAVLTRVAASHLRVGTFEFFSARRDTDRVRQLAEYAIARHDPDLAGTPGRYLALFQRVAQRQAALVAQWMNVGFIHGVMNTDNVAISGETIDYGPCAFLEAYDPDAVFSSIDQGGRYAYSNQPPVTRWNLARLAEALLPLIAEQDTEAAVSTAVGQATEVIDAFPQWYAAALLAGQREKLGLRSGDDEADRALAADWLTLLQEHRVDFTLGWRRLADAAGGDEGPLRALFPDPQAPGAWLARWRSRAENEGGTALGWTVRAAGMRRVSPVVIARNHRVEEALSAASDHGDLAPFRRLLSALQRPYDETPDQAGYTEPARAEVTACYRTFCGT comes from the coding sequence ATGCCCGCCTCCTCTTTCCGGTTCGACAACACCTACGCACGGGACCTGCCGGGGTTCTACGCGCCGTGGCAGCCGGCGTCCGTGCCTTCACCGAGCCTGCTGTTCCTCAACCGGGACCTGGCCCTCGAGCTGGGCCTGGCTGCCGATGAGCTCGACGGGCCGGAAGGTGCCGCCATCTTTGCCGGCAACCAGGTGCCGGAGGGCGCCGAACCGCTCGCCCAGGCGTACGCCGGCCATCAGTTCGGTGGGTTCTCACCGCAGCTGGGCGACGGGCGCGCCCTGCTGCTGGGGGAGGTCACCGACCGGCTCGGGCGACGCCGCGACCTGATGCTCAAAGGCTCGGGCCGCACCCCGTTCTCGAGGGGCGGTGACGGCAAGGCGGCGGTCGGCCCCATGCTCCGCGAAGTGCTGATCGGTGAAGCCATGCACGCCCTGGGCATTCCGACCACCCGCGCCCTGGCCGTGGCGGGCACCGGCGAGCTGGTCGCCCGTGAACGGCCCCTGCCGGGCGCTGTGCTGACCCGCGTGGCGGCGAGCCACCTGCGGGTCGGGACCTTCGAGTTCTTCAGCGCCCGCCGTGACACGGACCGGGTCCGGCAGCTCGCCGAGTACGCCATCGCGCGGCACGATCCGGATCTCGCCGGGACGCCCGGCCGGTACCTCGCCCTGTTCCAGCGGGTGGCCCAGCGTCAGGCGGCCCTCGTGGCGCAGTGGATGAACGTCGGGTTCATTCACGGCGTGATGAACACCGACAACGTGGCGATTTCCGGTGAGACCATCGACTACGGCCCGTGCGCCTTCCTGGAGGCGTACGATCCGGACGCGGTCTTCAGTTCCATCGACCAGGGGGGGCGTTACGCCTACAGCAACCAGCCGCCCGTGACGCGCTGGAACCTGGCCCGCCTGGCCGAAGCCCTGCTGCCGCTGATCGCAGAACAGGACACCGAAGCGGCCGTCTCGACGGCGGTCGGGCAGGCGACCGAAGTGATTGACGCCTTCCCGCAGTGGTACGCCGCCGCGCTGCTGGCCGGTCAGCGGGAGAAGCTGGGCCTGCGGAGCGGGGACGACGAGGCCGACCGCGCGCTCGCGGCGGACTGGCTGACGCTGCTGCAGGAGCACCGGGTGGACTTCACGCTCGGGTGGCGCCGGCTGGCCGACGCGGCGGGCGGCGACGAGGGACCGCTGCGCGCCCTGTTCCCTGACCCGCAGGCGCCCGGCGCGTGGCTCGCCCGCTGGCGCTCACGCGCGGAGAACGAAGGCGGAACGGCCCTGGGCTGGACCGTACGGGCCGCGGGCATGCGCCGCGTCAGTCCGGTGGTCATTGCGCGCAACCACCGGGTGGAAGAAGCCCTGTCAGCGGCGTCCGACCACGGTGACCTCGCGCCGTTCCGGCGCCTGCTGAGCGCCCTTCAGCGGCCTTACGACGAGACGCCGGACCAGGCCGGGTACACGGAACCGGCCCGGGCGGAAGTCACCGCCTGCTACCGCACGTTCTGCGGCACCTGA
- a CDS encoding putative bifunctional diguanylate cyclase/phosphodiesterase — protein sequence MSKGEAQSGRLWWARIGEARLPDLLLASILLGTAAVQIAVGLDPRVQWSPALVLPERCGFVLRLAAGAWFLRTAGQPRHSWIWTGVIVVDSLLLTWSFALIRETQIEILLLLVAHLPFIGAVLRGRRLWTALAAVLLPAGVILVQRAWAASLWDLSDLAIFWVAALVVGGSTVRATSALTAAEARTQELAARREHEALHDALTGLPNRRLYADRLANTVPHARRLGMDVAVLLIDLDRFKLINDSLGHAAGDDLLRAVSQRMSSALRQEDTLARLGGDEFVVIAQDIQEPSDALVVAANLQKALGASIDVGGQSVFVTLSVGITFARGRSQDLDAVLREADTAMYRAKSDGGFTVKIFDERMGELAFRRMSLEAQLRQDLSDHAPALWVAYQPIVDPLTTRIVGVEALARWNHHGKAVSPEEFIRIAEESDLIHDLGLRVLHGALAATATWAPLHPHLTLAVNVSPVQLRRADFCAHVLAALRAQDLPPQRLCLEITESGLLESGSASIQNLTELHQAGVQLAVDDFGSGYSSLSQFRRFSVGRLKADRSFAGDLPLLRAVADLGTALQCEVLAEGIETAEQRDNLVQLGYRLAQGYFWHRPKPTAEIEQLLVSQASHGTA from the coding sequence ATGAGCAAAGGCGAGGCACAGTCGGGACGTTTGTGGTGGGCCCGGATTGGCGAGGCCAGGTTACCCGACCTGCTCCTGGCTTCCATCCTGCTGGGCACAGCGGCCGTCCAGATCGCGGTCGGGCTCGATCCGAGGGTTCAGTGGAGCCCGGCGCTGGTCCTCCCTGAAAGATGCGGCTTCGTCCTCCGGCTGGCTGCTGGCGCCTGGTTCCTGCGCACGGCAGGGCAGCCTCGGCACAGTTGGATCTGGACGGGCGTCATCGTCGTGGACAGCCTGCTGCTCACCTGGAGCTTTGCACTCATCCGGGAGACGCAGATCGAGATCCTCCTGCTGCTCGTGGCCCACCTGCCCTTTATTGGCGCGGTGCTGCGTGGGCGGAGGTTGTGGACTGCGCTGGCCGCCGTACTCCTGCCGGCCGGCGTCATCCTTGTTCAGCGTGCGTGGGCCGCGTCCCTGTGGGACCTGAGCGATCTGGCGATCTTCTGGGTGGCGGCGCTGGTGGTCGGCGGAAGTACGGTGCGGGCAACCAGCGCACTGACCGCCGCGGAAGCGCGCACACAGGAGCTGGCCGCACGACGTGAGCACGAGGCGCTGCATGACGCTCTGACTGGACTCCCCAACCGACGGCTCTACGCTGATCGGCTGGCCAACACTGTTCCCCACGCCCGGCGCCTGGGCATGGACGTGGCCGTGCTGCTGATCGACCTGGACCGCTTCAAGCTGATCAACGACAGCCTGGGGCACGCCGCTGGGGATGACCTGCTGCGGGCGGTGAGTCAGCGCATGTCGTCCGCACTCCGGCAGGAAGACACCCTGGCGCGCCTGGGCGGGGACGAGTTTGTCGTCATCGCTCAGGATATTCAAGAGCCTTCAGATGCGCTGGTTGTGGCCGCCAACCTGCAAAAGGCCTTGGGCGCCTCCATCGATGTCGGTGGGCAGAGCGTCTTCGTTACCCTGAGCGTGGGCATCACCTTTGCCCGGGGACGAAGTCAGGACCTGGATGCCGTCTTGCGTGAGGCGGACACCGCGATGTACCGCGCCAAGAGCGATGGCGGCTTCACCGTCAAGATCTTTGACGAGCGCATGGGGGAGCTGGCCTTTCGCCGGATGAGTCTGGAGGCACAGCTGCGGCAGGATCTCAGCGATCACGCCCCTGCTCTCTGGGTCGCCTACCAGCCCATCGTCGATCCACTCACGACCAGGATCGTTGGCGTTGAAGCGTTGGCGCGCTGGAACCACCACGGGAAGGCCGTCTCGCCCGAGGAGTTCATCCGAATCGCGGAGGAGTCTGACCTCATCCATGATCTTGGCCTGCGTGTGCTTCACGGTGCGCTGGCGGCCACTGCCACCTGGGCGCCACTGCACCCTCACCTGACGCTGGCGGTCAACGTGTCACCGGTTCAGCTCCGGCGGGCTGACTTCTGCGCTCATGTGCTCGCCGCACTCAGGGCCCAGGACCTCCCCCCGCAGAGACTCTGCCTGGAGATCACGGAAAGCGGGCTCCTGGAGTCCGGCAGCGCGTCCATTCAAAACCTGACTGAACTGCATCAGGCAGGTGTCCAGCTCGCCGTCGATGACTTTGGGAGCGGATACTCTTCCTTGTCCCAGTTCCGCCGCTTCTCCGTGGGGCGCCTCAAGGCGGACAGGTCCTTCGCGGGAGACCTTCCGCTGCTTCGGGCGGTGGCCGACCTGGGGACCGCCCTGCAGTGCGAAGTGCTTGCAGAGGGCATCGAGACCGCGGAGCAGCGCGACAACCTGGTGCAGTTGGGGTACCGCCTGGCACAGGGGTACTTCTGGCACAGGCCCAAACCCACTGCCGAGATCGAACAGCTTCTGGTCAGCCAGGCCTCTCACGGCACCGCGTAA
- a CDS encoding ATP-binding protein, giving the protein MTSLPGSPLEPFASLAEHLQQITEALAATSTDREVIDVVLTPAVQALGAVAGIVLLVDRTDQQLKIAGSQGYEDGHPTIWQEGSIENHVLLADLLRMREALYFEDAGALKASYPDLERRTGGRALVANAALPMFLDHRPLGVIVLDFTEPHHFPPEERRFLRILAAQCAIALGRAEATRMLEARVQDRTRQWEEQTRQLEEERAAHAAFVAFTEAVGSETDLSTLVERAITLLHETCDVEAVYFERNGELFTAAGWSPSADPTLLPLLQQGFPLQHSSIARGLQGNTATYIDHWRDTGLLIQESAIYQAVAGYPYFMEDTLQSVLLIGSRTSATWDERRKGIFRAVGRSLDLALDRARQTRIVTAQRDALNARTQELADSTAELQAFSYSVSHDLRTPVRHMTGFLELARKALDGRLDERSARYLDIVEQSGRQMNTLIDGLLDLSHAAQRTLEPGVVDLNEVMAQIQTTLLPDLLTRNVTWEVADLPQVWGDRGALAQVLTQLTENALKFTRTRDPARIQVWADDQGGVWRVCVKDNGLGFDPRYQDRLFNLFQRLHRADEVSGTGVGLASVRRLILKHGGQVFAQGQLGEGATFGFTLPKRRPAEHATWAEKDSH; this is encoded by the coding sequence ATGACTTCCCTGCCCGGCTCCCCGCTGGAGCCCTTCGCTTCACTGGCAGAGCACCTGCAGCAGATCACCGAAGCCCTGGCCGCCACGAGCACGGACCGGGAGGTCATCGACGTCGTGCTGACCCCAGCGGTGCAGGCCCTCGGCGCCGTGGCCGGGATTGTGCTGCTCGTTGACCGGACCGATCAGCAGCTGAAGATCGCGGGCAGCCAGGGCTACGAAGACGGACACCCGACCATCTGGCAGGAAGGATCCATCGAGAACCACGTCCTGCTGGCCGACCTTCTGCGCATGCGTGAGGCGCTGTACTTCGAGGACGCAGGCGCCCTGAAGGCAAGCTACCCCGACCTCGAGCGCCGCACCGGGGGACGCGCCCTGGTCGCCAACGCGGCGCTTCCGATGTTCCTGGACCACCGGCCGCTCGGGGTTATCGTGCTCGACTTCACAGAACCACACCACTTTCCCCCGGAGGAGCGGCGCTTCCTCAGGATCCTCGCAGCCCAGTGCGCCATCGCGCTGGGCCGCGCGGAAGCCACCAGAATGCTGGAGGCCCGAGTTCAGGACCGCACCCGGCAATGGGAGGAACAGACCCGGCAGCTCGAGGAGGAACGGGCCGCCCACGCCGCCTTCGTGGCATTCACCGAAGCGGTGGGCAGCGAGACGGACCTCTCCACGCTGGTCGAGCGGGCCATCACCCTGCTGCACGAGACCTGTGATGTGGAGGCCGTTTACTTCGAGCGTAACGGCGAGCTGTTTACCGCCGCCGGCTGGAGCCCATCGGCCGACCCCACCCTGCTGCCTCTCCTCCAGCAGGGGTTTCCCCTGCAGCACTCCAGCATCGCCCGGGGGCTGCAGGGGAACACCGCCACCTACATCGACCACTGGCGCGACACCGGCCTGCTGATTCAGGAGTCCGCCATCTACCAGGCGGTCGCCGGCTACCCCTACTTCATGGAGGACACGCTGCAGAGCGTCCTGCTGATCGGGTCACGGACCTCGGCGACCTGGGATGAACGGCGCAAAGGGATCTTCCGCGCGGTGGGCCGCAGTCTGGACCTGGCCCTTGACCGGGCGCGGCAGACCCGGATCGTGACTGCCCAGCGGGACGCGCTGAACGCCCGCACGCAGGAGCTCGCGGACTCGACGGCGGAGTTGCAGGCGTTCTCGTACTCGGTGTCGCACGACCTGCGGACCCCGGTCCGGCACATGACCGGCTTCCTGGAACTGGCGCGCAAGGCGCTGGATGGGCGGCTTGACGAACGCAGCGCACGCTACCTCGATATCGTCGAGCAGTCAGGGCGGCAGATGAACACCCTGATCGACGGGCTGCTTGACCTGTCACACGCGGCGCAGCGGACCCTGGAGCCGGGTGTGGTGGACCTGAACGAGGTCATGGCGCAGATCCAGACGACCCTGCTTCCCGATCTGCTGACCCGGAACGTCACGTGGGAGGTGGCCGACCTGCCCCAGGTGTGGGGAGACCGCGGTGCGCTGGCCCAGGTGCTGACCCAGCTGACGGAGAATGCGCTGAAGTTCACCCGGACCCGCGATCCGGCCCGCATCCAGGTCTGGGCCGACGACCAGGGCGGGGTCTGGCGGGTGTGCGTGAAAGACAACGGGCTGGGCTTCGATCCGCGCTATCAGGACCGGCTGTTCAATCTGTTCCAGCGGCTGCACCGGGCCGACGAGGTCAGCGGGACAGGCGTGGGGCTGGCCAGTGTCCGCCGCCTGATCCTGAAACACGGCGGCCAGGTGTTCGCCCAGGGGCAACTGGGCGAGGGGGCCACCTTCGGCTTCACGCTGCCCAAGCGGCGCCCGGCCGAGCACGCCACCTGGGCAGAGAAAGACAGTCACTGA
- a CDS encoding CHAT domain-containing protein: protein MPQLPDVTLEAQGQLHDDQGRLQDALAAYQAALALRITRLGPDASESVRLLEKIGSAWYRLGRPAEALDAFEQALAGTQRQGDAAPLQVAELGAVVGTLHLELGQLEQARDRLTGALAQLEALVPAGNLTTGWVLFTLGRLEVRSARDPQARDALQRALDLYQRELGPVDPETAGVAEALGLTELRLRLTSQALQHLTGALEVYRKTYGPEHPATARQYAALAQLYSSAPPGIFDNLKALEFSRLYVQAFLTHQQAAFQTLDNEGKVRYNALAHRHFEQYFEAVFIERMVNETESQPHAQAAFDHWLTFKGSAYALENGLASLMSHADAGVRTQIESYLTLRREFAALSTAQPLTVADGARTAARLAELRAAMSRLEVQLSGGLGRYQDTVLPGRITAGDLRDVLQPGEVYLDYVWTDTNVFVFAYSREGRFDVQWLPVAGRLAEQYETLRKGAEAGLSLDALRPQATWLYDLLIRPVLPGLTGARSLVISPDGPLNFLPFELLSDGQQTVMERFVVRYIPSGRELLRQRRRVRTSAPEPAAVFGNPTFSAGVASGPPASAASRALALPSAAGVQSSSAAVATLARLLRGTVFSALPGTEAEARLVSGLLGTSTRVFLGADATDTNLFSLRSPRVLHVGTHGFFLGTSRESGLLPNPMLRSGLAFSGAQNAVNGGAGGGLLSGLQLAGLSLESTDLVVLSACETGLGDAVAGEGVAGLNQAFLTAGARQVMLSQWKVPDRETAALMADFYARYSGGLEAAEALRLAKLNLMRGGHPPGTGRRSSSLARDPTGELSFLRSQDPP, encoded by the coding sequence GTGCCCCAGCTTCCCGACGTGACCCTGGAAGCCCAGGGACAGCTGCATGACGATCAGGGCCGCCTCCAGGACGCCTTGGCAGCGTATCAGGCCGCGCTTGCCCTGCGGATCACCAGGCTGGGCCCGGACGCCAGTGAGTCTGTGCGCCTCCTCGAGAAGATCGGAAGTGCCTGGTACCGCCTGGGGCGCCCCGCCGAGGCGCTCGATGCGTTTGAGCAGGCCCTGGCGGGAACCCAGCGGCAGGGTGACGCCGCGCCGCTGCAGGTCGCTGAACTGGGCGCGGTGGTGGGGACGCTGCACCTGGAACTGGGTCAGCTGGAGCAGGCGCGTGACCGCCTGACCGGTGCACTCGCCCAACTTGAGGCGCTTGTCCCCGCCGGTAACCTCACGACCGGCTGGGTGCTGTTCACGCTGGGCCGCCTGGAGGTTCGCAGTGCACGCGACCCACAGGCGCGCGACGCCCTGCAGCGTGCCCTCGACCTGTACCAGAGGGAACTGGGACCGGTTGATCCTGAGACGGCCGGGGTGGCTGAAGCGCTCGGGCTGACCGAACTGCGGCTGCGGCTCACGTCTCAGGCGCTGCAGCACCTGACGGGCGCCCTCGAGGTGTACCGGAAAACGTACGGACCGGAGCATCCCGCCACGGCGCGGCAGTACGCGGCGCTCGCTCAACTGTACAGCTCCGCTCCTCCCGGCATCTTCGACAACCTCAAGGCGCTTGAGTTCAGCCGCCTGTATGTTCAGGCGTTCCTGACCCATCAACAGGCTGCCTTTCAGACGCTGGATAACGAAGGCAAAGTCCGCTACAACGCCCTCGCCCACCGCCACTTCGAACAGTACTTCGAAGCGGTGTTCATTGAGCGGATGGTCAACGAAACAGAGAGCCAGCCTCACGCTCAGGCGGCCTTTGACCACTGGCTGACCTTCAAAGGGTCAGCGTACGCCCTGGAAAATGGCCTGGCCTCGCTGATGTCGCACGCTGACGCCGGAGTCCGGACCCAGATAGAAAGTTACCTGACGCTGCGCCGTGAATTCGCGGCGCTCTCGACGGCGCAGCCGTTGACGGTGGCCGATGGCGCACGCACGGCCGCGCGACTGGCCGAACTGAGGGCGGCGATGTCCCGCCTTGAAGTGCAGCTGTCCGGTGGGCTGGGCCGGTATCAGGACACCGTGCTGCCCGGCCGGATCACGGCAGGCGACCTCAGGGACGTCCTGCAGCCCGGAGAGGTCTACCTCGACTACGTATGGACGGACACCAACGTGTTCGTCTTTGCCTACAGCAGGGAGGGCCGATTCGATGTGCAGTGGCTCCCGGTGGCGGGACGACTGGCCGAGCAGTACGAGACCCTGCGGAAAGGGGCTGAGGCCGGCTTGAGCCTCGACGCGCTGCGCCCCCAGGCAACGTGGCTCTACGACCTGCTGATCCGCCCTGTCCTTCCAGGCCTCACGGGCGCCCGCTCACTGGTCATCTCCCCGGACGGGCCACTCAATTTTCTTCCGTTTGAACTGCTCTCGGACGGACAGCAGACCGTGATGGAACGCTTCGTGGTGAGGTATATCCCGAGCGGCCGCGAGCTCCTGCGCCAGCGGCGCCGGGTCCGTACCTCCGCCCCTGAACCGGCCGCGGTGTTCGGAAATCCTACGTTCAGTGCGGGCGTGGCCTCGGGACCGCCCGCCTCCGCTGCAAGCCGGGCCCTTGCCCTCCCGTCTGCTGCTGGCGTCCAGAGCAGTTCGGCCGCCGTGGCCACCCTCGCCAGACTCCTGCGCGGGACGGTGTTTTCGGCGTTGCCAGGCACGGAAGCCGAAGCCCGACTCGTGTCGGGGTTGCTGGGAACGTCCACGCGGGTCTTTCTCGGTGCCGACGCCACAGACACCAACCTGTTTTCCCTTCGTTCGCCGCGGGTGCTGCACGTGGGGACCCACGGCTTTTTCCTGGGCACCTCCCGGGAGAGCGGTCTGCTGCCCAATCCGATGCTGCGCAGCGGCCTGGCCTTTTCTGGCGCCCAGAACGCCGTGAACGGTGGCGCGGGGGGCGGCCTTCTCTCCGGCCTGCAACTCGCCGGACTCTCCCTGGAGAGCACTGATCTGGTGGTGCTTTCCGCCTGCGAGACCGGTCTGGGCGACGCGGTGGCGGGGGAGGGCGTCGCCGGGCTGAATCAGGCGTTTCTCACCGCCGGAGCGCGCCAGGTCATGCTGAGCCAATGGAAGGTGCCGGACCGCGAGACGGCGGCGCTCATGGCGGATTTCTATGCCCGGTATAGCGGCGGGTTGGAAGCCGCCGAAGCGCTGCGCCTGGCCAAGCTCAACCTGATGCGCGGGGGGCATCCCCCCGGGACTGGGCGGCGTTCTTCCTCTCTGGCGCGTGACCCAACGGGTGAGCTTTCGTTCCTTCGGTCCCAGGACCCGCCGTGA
- a CDS encoding histidinol-phosphatase HisJ family protein — protein sequence MLVDYHTHHYPCGHAHGQLEEYVEAAVQAGLLEIGLSDHSPIYHLGSGPHRLPGTAMADHDFPAYLQDMHEVRERFRGRIAVRLGVESDYVLGWDEHYRTLWNAAPLDYVIGSVHWLGTWSIFSPELPPGRSAEDVYEEYLCGTITSAAGPAVVIG from the coding sequence ATGCTGGTCGATTACCACACCCACCACTACCCCTGCGGGCATGCCCACGGACAACTTGAGGAGTATGTCGAAGCGGCCGTCCAGGCTGGACTGCTGGAGATCGGCCTGAGCGATCACAGCCCCATCTACCATCTGGGCAGCGGTCCTCACCGCCTTCCGGGCACAGCGATGGCCGACCATGATTTCCCCGCGTACCTGCAGGACATGCATGAGGTCCGCGAGCGGTTCAGGGGGCGCATCGCGGTTCGTCTGGGCGTGGAGAGCGATTACGTGCTCGGCTGGGACGAGCATTACCGGACCCTGTGGAACGCCGCGCCGCTCGATTACGTGATCGGCAGCGTCCACTGGCTGGGCACGTGGAGTATCTTCTCGCCTGAATTGCCGCCGGGGCGGTCCGCTGAAGACGTGTACGAGGAGTACCTGTGTGGCACGATCACGTCAGCGGCTGGGCCGGCCGTTGTGATCGGGTGA